A genomic window from Candidatus Endomicrobium procryptotermitis includes:
- the tilS gene encoding tRNA lysidine(34) synthetase TilS, with protein sequence MKVWETFLKSINRNNLVKPADKVLLAISGGTDSMCMFDLFRRLSKKVNMELLAATFDHGLRKESIKESKMVKNFSKKFNIECISEKIDVKKYAKEKGVSIETAGRNLRYENLEKIAVKHKCSKIATAHNANDNAETVLMWLLRGSGSFTGIPQIRRLSKKVEIIRPILNIKRKDIENYVKKQKIPFCIDKSNFSDKYTRNRIRKSIIPTFEKINPSALDHIFLLNKIQERESAYLEEKSINFLKKCVKASKNRILLDLTSFLRYNEAIRFRILKMVIPDKKYAFQINEIMDRILAKEHSVYKISGEWRFRINAGNKAFFERQRVKE encoded by the coding sequence ATGAAAGTTTGGGAAACCTTTCTTAAAAGCATAAACAGAAATAATTTAGTCAAACCTGCGGATAAAGTGCTTCTTGCCATTTCTGGCGGGACTGACTCAATGTGCATGTTTGATCTTTTCCGCCGTCTTTCAAAAAAGGTGAATATGGAACTTCTTGCGGCTACTTTCGACCATGGACTAAGAAAAGAATCAATAAAAGAAAGTAAAATGGTTAAAAATTTTTCAAAAAAATTTAATATAGAATGCATCTCGGAAAAAATAGATGTAAAAAAGTATGCGAAAGAAAAAGGTGTTTCCATTGAAACAGCTGGCAGAAATCTTCGCTATGAAAACCTTGAAAAAATTGCCGTAAAACACAAATGTTCCAAAATAGCTACGGCTCACAATGCAAATGACAATGCAGAAACAGTTTTGATGTGGCTTTTAAGGGGAAGCGGCAGTTTTACGGGCATTCCGCAGATAAGGCGCCTTTCGAAAAAAGTAGAGATAATACGTCCCATTTTAAACATAAAACGCAAAGACATAGAAAATTATGTAAAAAAACAAAAAATTCCTTTTTGTATAGATAAATCCAATTTTTCCGATAAATATACAAGAAACAGGATAAGAAAAAGTATTATTCCCACTTTTGAAAAGATAAATCCTTCGGCATTAGACCATATATTTTTGCTCAATAAAATTCAAGAAAGAGAAAGTGCATATTTAGAAGAAAAATCAATCAATTTTTTGAAAAAATGCGTAAAAGCTTCAAAAAACAGGATTTTGCTTGATTTAACAAGCTTTTTGCGGTATAATGAAGCCATTAGATTCAGAATACTGAAAATGGTTATTCCTGACAAAAAATACGCATTTCAAATCAATGAAATCATGGACAGAATTTTGGCAAAAGAACATTCCGTTTACAAAATTTCGGGGGAATGGAGATTCCGTATAAATGCCGGCAATAAAGCTTTTTTCGAAAGACAAAGAGTTAAGGAATGA
- the hpt gene encoding hypoxanthine phosphoribosyltransferase, producing MPAIKLFSKDKELRNDMAKILPSIIKYDRKQENYSIEILFSHDLILKRVREIASCITRDYKNKNTLIIAVLKGSFVFCADLIRHLDFIFAFDFISLSSYKGLSAKGKVKVISDIKEELEGKDVIIIEDIADTGHTLDFLHKELAAKNPRSVKTCVFLDKKCSRVKNVPIDYYGFEIGNDFVVGYGLDYNGFFRGLPYIGILNLNKSNK from the coding sequence ATGCCGGCAATAAAGCTTTTTTCGAAAGACAAAGAGTTAAGGAATGATATGGCAAAGATACTGCCGTCAATCATAAAATATGACAGAAAACAAGAAAATTACTCTATTGAAATTCTTTTTTCTCATGATTTAATACTGAAACGCGTTAGAGAAATAGCTTCGTGCATTACCAGAGATTATAAAAATAAGAATACTTTAATAATAGCCGTCCTGAAGGGAAGTTTTGTATTTTGTGCCGATCTTATAAGGCATCTCGATTTTATTTTTGCATTTGATTTTATTTCTTTAAGTTCTTATAAAGGTTTGTCGGCAAAAGGAAAAGTTAAAGTTATTTCGGATATCAAAGAAGAACTGGAAGGAAAGGATGTGATCATCATAGAAGATATTGCCGATACCGGACACACTTTAGACTTTCTTCATAAAGAACTTGCTGCCAAAAATCCGCGAAGCGTTAAGACGTGCGTTTTTCTAGATAAAAAATGTTCCCGCGTAAAAAATGTTCCAATTGATTATTACGGTTTTGAAATAGGTAACGATTTTGTCGTAGGTTATGGATTGGATTATAACGGTTTTTTCAGAGGGCTGCCGTACATAGGCATTCTCAATTTAAATAAAAGTAACAAATAA